A window of the Lolium perenne isolate Kyuss_39 chromosome 7, Kyuss_2.0, whole genome shotgun sequence genome harbors these coding sequences:
- the LOC127312338 gene encoding protein FAR1-RELATED SEQUENCE 5-like, with protein MGGQAPQTMLTDQCHQMRVAIDSKLPETRHRWCKWHVLRRAKESLGAVYSKNSVFKRELHELLDQIVDSEEFETRWAEIVTGNGLGENEFLARAYENREMWAKPFFTDTFCAGMTSTQRSEGANHVLKTYIPRSAPMHLFVTQYDRLITDRVADVGREEHATKQVNFLLRTGVPIEKHATLVYTRAMFERFFRELFLSGAFLCRESEEANKFVVTYVCSTSSTGFGRREFIVKCNEGRTNYWCTCKSFEHCGMPCRHVLKVLVHTGTTELPAGLVTKRWSTAARDGAVCTIVGYGDAAALGADAASMHGMLHAAAMELIGMGTTSRQAFELAIDYISHAKAALLAITVKNPVQSHLDAQSAPAEGAEKLKFDPAIAAPPRVRSRGRPKELRYKSPIESPGSRKRPFAESTRVPEGDRPRRSTRFLKTGAYMVEHCGSCGSTQHLTSECSVNVVQEEFTATRRRCKSCGEVGHNRSTCGRKSTYTPKM; from the exons ATGGGTGGGCAAGCACCGCAGACTATGTTGACAG ACCAGTGCCATCAGATGAGGGTGGCTATTGACTCTAAGCTGCCAGAAACCCGGCATAGGTGGTGCAAATGGCACGTCCTTCGGAGAGCTAAAGAGTCACTGGGTGCTGTATACAGCAAGAACTCTGTTTTCAAGAGAGAACTTCACGAACTGCTTGATCAAATTGTTGACTCCGAAGAATTTGAGACTAGGTGGGCAGAGATCGTGACCGGCAATGGTTTGGGTGAGAATGAGTTCTTGGCCAGGGCATATGAAAATAGAGAGATGTGGGCGAAGCCTTTTTTTACGGATACATTTTGCGCCGGGATGACTAGCACACAACGGAGCGAGGGCGCCAACCATGTTCTGAAGACTTACATACCTCGATCGGCACCGATGCATTTGTTTGTTACGCAATATGATCGGTTAATTACAGACCGCGTGGCAGACGTGGGTCGAGAAGAGCACGCTACTAAACAG GTGAACTTCCTCCTTAGAACCGGGGTGCCAATTGAGAAACATGCCACACTCGTGTACACCCGAGCAATGTTTGAGCGTTTTTTTAGGGAGCTTTTCCTTTCTGGTGCTTTCCTGTGCCGGGAGAGTGAAGAAGCTAACAAGTTTGTGGTTACATATGTCTGCTCCACAAGCTCCACTGGATTTGGCAGGAGGGAGTTCATTGTTAAGTGTAATGAAGGAAGAACCAATTACTGGTGCACTTGCAAATCGTTTGAGCATTGTGGCATGCCGTGCAGGCATGTACTGAAG GTGCTGGTGCACACTGGTACAACTGAGCTTCCTGCTGGACTGGTCACTAAGAGGTGGAGCACCGCTGCTAGGGACGGTGCGGTGTGCACTATTGTTGGTTACGGCGACGCTGCAGCCCTAGGAGCTGATGCCGCTTCCATGCACGGGATGTTGCATGCTGCGGCAATGGAGCTCATTGGCATGGGCACTACTTCTAGGCAGGCATTTGAGTTGGCTATCGATTACATCAGCCATGCAAAAGCGGCCTTGTTGGCTATTACTGTCAAGAACCCAGTCCAGAGTCATTTGGATGCTCAGAGTGCACCCGCAGAGGGCGCGGAAAAGTTAAAATTCGACCCGGCCATAGCAGCACCACCCCGAGTTCGTTCCCGGGGCAGGCCTAAAGAGTTGAGGTACAAGTCCCCAATCGAATCACCAGGGTCGCGCAAACGACCTTTTGCAGAGAGCACTCGTGTCCCCGAGGGTGATCGTCCCAGGAGGTCTACACGTTTCCTAAAAACAGGTGCTTACATGGTTGAACACTGCGGTTCGTGTGGATCTACGCAGCACCTCACATCAGAGTGCTCTGTTAATGTCGTGCAAGAGGAGTTTACTGCTACaaggaggagatgcaagagcTGTGGTGAAGTCGGCCATAACCGTTCAACCTGCGGACGAAAGTCAACGTACACTCCGAAGATGTAG